GGTATTGTAGTGCTCTATGTCTTCTCCATCCTGCTAACCAGTGGTGAAGGAGACCGTACTATCGACAAATTAAAACGTAGCAAACTGATGGCCGGTCTGGGCGCAACCGTAGGTGGCGCCATCATCGTATTGTTCATCACACTGAAACATAAGTTTATAGTAACCACGGATCTTGCACCGTTGGAAATCAACATCAAGACTATCGGCCATTCTATGTTGAGCAGTGACAAATATGGTTATCTGCTTCCTTTCGAGGCAGTCAGCATCTTGTTGCTGGCATGTATCGTAGGTGGCCTAGTAATTGCACGTAAACGATAAAAACAATTGATTATGATACACATGGAATATTATCTGATAGTTTCAGCTATCATGTTTTTCGCCGGTATCTACGGGTTCTTCACCCGCCGCAACACACTGGCCATACTTATCAGCATCGAGTTGATACTGAACGCTACGGATATCAACTTCGCAGTATTCAACCGTTTCCTATTCCCCGACGGACTGGAAGGGTATTTCTTTGCCCTGTTCTCCATTGCCATCTCGGCAGCCGAAACGGCAGTAGCTATCGCGATTATGATCAATATCTATCGTAATATACGAAGCATCCAGGTCGGCAAGCTGGACGAAATGAAGTGGTAACAATTAAATATTAAATATTAGGTATTAATTAGCTGCGCTGTGATGCTGCATAGAATTAATATTTAATATCTAAAACCTAATAATTAGATAAATATGGAATATACAATTCTAATCCTGCTCCTCCCCTTGCTCTCCTTCCTCACGTTGGGGATTGGCGGCAAATGGATGACGCACCGGACGGCAGGCATCATCGGTACCACGGTATTGGCTGTGGTAGCCCTACTGAGTTATGCCACTGCCTGGCAATATTTCTCCGCTCCACGTCTGGCGGATGGTACCTTCGCCACACTTATGCCTTATAATGTGACGTGGCTGCCTTTCACCCCAACGCTGAGTATCGACTTGGGTATCCTGCTCGATCCTATTTCAGTAATGATGCTCATCGTTATCTCTACCGTGTCGCTGATGGTACATGTCTACTCCTTCGGCTACATGAAAGGTGAACGTGGATTCCAACGTTATTATGCATTCCTCAGCCTCTTCACCATGTCCATGCTGGGCTTGGTAGTGGCTACCAATATCTTCCAGATGTATCTGTTCTGGGAGTTGGTGGGTGTTTCGTCTTATCTGCTTATCGGTTTCTATTATACGAAGCCATCTGCTGTTGCTGCAAGCAAAAAGGCGTTTATTGTCACCCGTTTTGCCGACCTGGGTTTCCTGATCGGTATCCTCGTTTACGGTTATTATGCCGGAACCTATACTTTCCAGCCCAGTGAAATGGCATTACTGAAAGGCGGTGCAACAATGATACCTCTGGCACTGGGACTTATGTTTATCGGTGGCGCCGGTAAGAGTGCAATGTTCCCATTGCATATCTGGCTGCCGGATGCTATGGAAGGCCCGACACCTGTCAGTGCATTGATCCATGCAGCAACGATGGTAGTAGCCGGAGTTTATCTTGTGGCACGAATGTTCCCGTTGTTCATCGGTTATGCACCGGATGTGCTGCACCTGGTAGCTTACGTCGGAGCATTCACTGCATTCTACGCCGCTTCGGTAGCTTGTGTGCAGAGTGATATCAAGCGTGTATTAGCATTCTCTACTATTTCACAAATTGGTTTTATGATGGTGGCACTGGGAGTTTGTACTTCTGCCGATCCACATCACGGTGGCCTGGGTTACATGGCAGGAATGTTCCATCTGTTTACACACGCCATGTTCAAGGCATTGCTCTTCCTCGGTGCAGGTAGCATCATCCATGCAGTACACAGCAATGAAATGTCTGCTATGGGTGGGTTACGCAAATATATGCCTGTAACACATATCACATTCCTGATTGCATGTCTTGCCATCGCAGGTATCCCTCCGTTCTCCGGATTCTTCTCTAAAGACGAAATACTGACTGCATGCTTCCAGTTCAGTCCTGCTATGGGTTGGATTATGACAGCAATTGCTGCTATGACGGCATTCTATATGTTCCGCCTCTACTATGGTATCTTCTGGGGGGGCGTAGCGCCCCGGCAAGAGTCGCCGAGCGATGAAAGCCACACGCCGCATGGAAACTTGGCTGGGGTGCCTCACCCTCACGAAAGCCCGCTGGCTATGACTATTCCGTTGATGTTCCTTGCTGTTGTAACCATTGTGGCAGGTTTCATCCCCTTCGGTAAGTTCATCAGCTCCAACGGTACAGCTTACGAAATACATCTCGATTGGACAGTAGCAGGTACCAGCATCGCCATAGCCGTTATCTCCATTGCGATTGCTACAGCCATGTATGCACGGGCCAAACAACCCGTTGCCAACGCTCTTGCCCGCCGCTTCCGCGGATTATGGACAGCTGCTTATCACCGATTCTATATCGATGAAGCATATCAGTTTATCACTCACAAGATTATTTTCGGTTGCATCTCCCGTCCCATTGCTTGGTTCGATCGCCATGTAATAGATGGCTTCTTCAACTTCCTTGCCTGGAGTGCCAATGCCACCAGTGATGAGATACGCGGTTTGCAAAGCGGACAGATTCAGCAATACACTTACGTATTCCTGTTGGGCACGCTGGCGCTGATATTGCTATTGCTGCTATAGTAGAGAAATGTTAATCGTAATTCGTAAATAGTAAAACGTAATATAAAGATGAACATATTAAGTATTTTTGTTCTCATCCCTCTGTTGATGTTGCTTGGTCTCTGGCTAAGCCGTAACATCAAGCAGATACGCACGGTGATGGTCGTAGGTGCATCAGCATTGGTGCTGGCTGCCGTAGGCCTGACCATTGCTTACTTGCAAGCCCGTGCCGCCGGAGACACAGCCGAAATGCTGTTCCGTGCAGATGTACCTTGGTATCCGGCACTCAATATACATTACTCCGTGGGAGTAGACGGCATTTCAGTAGCCATGTTGCTGCTTTCTGCCATCATTGTCTTCACTGGTACTTTCGCCTCCTGGCGTCTGCAACCGCTGACAAAAGAGTATTTCCTCTGGTTCACCCTGCTTTCCCTGGGTGTGTTCGGCTTCTTCATTTCTACAGACTTGTTCACCATGTTCATGTTCTATGAGGTAGCGCTCATTCCTATGTACCTGCTCATCGGTGTATGGGGCAGTGGACGAAAGGAATACTCTGCCATGAAACTGACATTGATGTTAATGGGTGGTTCTGCATTCTTGCTGATTGGTATCCTGGGGATCTACTTCGGTTCCGGTGCCACCAGTATGAACTTGCTGGAGATTGCACAACTGCGCAATATTCCAATTGAACAACAACGCATCTGGTTCCCGCTCACCTTCCTCGGTTTCGGTGTACTCGGTGCATTATTCCCGTTCCATACATGGAGCCCCGACGGTCACGCCTCTGCGCCTACGGCTGTAAGTATGCTCCATGCAGGTGTGTTGATGAAACTTGGAGGTTATGGTTGCTTCCGTATCGCCATGTATCTGATGCCTGAAGCTGCCCAGGAACTTGGCTGGATCTTCCTGATCCTGACTGGTATATCTGTAGTTTACGGTGCTTTCTCTGCTTGTGTACAGACCGACTTGAAGTATATCAACGCATATTCTTCCGTATCTCACTGCGGTCTCGTACTCTTCGCCATCCTGATGATGAACCAGACTGCTTGTACCGGTGCTGTCCTGCAAATGCTCAGCCACGGATTGATGACTGCCCTGTTCTTTGCCCTTATCGGTATGATATACGGCCGCACTCATACCCGTGACGTACGCGAGCTCTCCGGTTTGATGAAGATTATGCCTTTCCTGGCTGTCTGCTATGTAATTGCCGGACTTGCTAACCTCGGACTTCCGGGACTCAGCGGTTTCGTTGCCGAAATGACCATCTTCAACGGTGCATTCCAGCATGTGGATGTCTTCCACCGTACGTGGACGATTATTGCCTGCACCAGTATCGTAATCACTGCAGTCTATATCCTTAGGCTCGTTGGCAAGATTCTCTATGGCACTTGTACTAACAAGCATCACCTGACATTAACCGACGCTACCTGGGATGAACGCACCGCCGTTATCATACTCATCGTTTGCGTTGCAGGTCTCGGTCTTGCTCCGTTATGGATCAGCAATATGATTGGAGACAGTGTGCTACCGGTAGTCAGCGCATTTTAATGAAGAACTAATAATGAAGAATGAAGAATTACCGCACGGCATCATAGCACAGCCAAATTCTTCATTCTTAATTCTTAATTATTAATTTAATAGATATGGATTATTCCCAATTCCTCATTCTCAAAGAAGAGCTTTCGCTGATAGCGGTCATCGTTATCCTCTTCGTAGCCGACCTTTTTATGAGCCCTGATGCACATAAAAAGGATGGTAACCCACGACTCAACACCATGTTGCCCGTCGTGTTGCTCACGATACACACGCTGATTACGATCATACCCGGTCCGGCTGCCGATGCTTTCGGTGGTATGTACCATAATGCGCCAATACAAAGTATTGTGAAGTCTATACTCAGTGTTGGTACGCTTATCGTCTTCCTGATGGCACACGAATGGCTGAAACTTCCGGATACAGTAATCAAACAAGGTGAATTCTATATGTTGACACTCTGCACACTGTTGGGTATGTATTTCATGATTTCTGCAGGACACTTCCTGATGTTCTTCATCGGATTGGAAACAGCAAGTATCCCAATGGCTGCGCTGGTTGCTTTTGATAAGTATCGCCACCACTCTGCTGAAGCCGGTGCCAAATACATTCTTACCGCACTCTTCTCAAGCGGACTGTTGCTATATGGTATTTCGCTTATTTACGGTACGGTGGGTACCCTTTACTTTGATGATGTTCCGGCTCATCTAAACGGTAACGCCTTGCAGATAATGGCATTCGTATTCTTCTTCTCCGGTATGGGATTCAAGCTCTCGCTCGTTCCCTTCCACCTCTGGACAGCCGACGTATATGAAGGTGCTCCGAGTGTGGTAACTGCTTACCTGAGTGTAATCTCCAAAGGATCAGCAGCTTTCGTGCTGCTGACAATTCTGATCAAGACGTTTGCTCCGATGATAGATCAGTGGCAGGAAGTACTTTACTGGGTTATCATAGCCTCTATCACCCTTGCCAACCTCTTTGCACTGCGCCAGGAAAACCTGAAACGCCTGATGGCATTCTCCAGTATCTCGCAAGCAGGTTACATTATGTTGGGTGTCATTGCCGGTACAC
The nucleotide sequence above comes from Bacteroides intestinalis DSM 17393. Encoded proteins:
- the nuoL gene encoding NADH-quinone oxidoreductase subunit L gives rise to the protein MEYTILILLLPLLSFLTLGIGGKWMTHRTAGIIGTTVLAVVALLSYATAWQYFSAPRLADGTFATLMPYNVTWLPFTPTLSIDLGILLDPISVMMLIVISTVSLMVHVYSFGYMKGERGFQRYYAFLSLFTMSMLGLVVATNIFQMYLFWELVGVSSYLLIGFYYTKPSAVAASKKAFIVTRFADLGFLIGILVYGYYAGTYTFQPSEMALLKGGATMIPLALGLMFIGGAGKSAMFPLHIWLPDAMEGPTPVSALIHAATMVVAGVYLVARMFPLFIGYAPDVLHLVAYVGAFTAFYAASVACVQSDIKRVLAFSTISQIGFMMVALGVCTSADPHHGGLGYMAGMFHLFTHAMFKALLFLGAGSIIHAVHSNEMSAMGGLRKYMPVTHITFLIACLAIAGIPPFSGFFSKDEILTACFQFSPAMGWIMTAIAAMTAFYMFRLYYGIFWGGVAPRQESPSDESHTPHGNLAGVPHPHESPLAMTIPLMFLAVVTIVAGFIPFGKFISSNGTAYEIHLDWTVAGTSIAIAVISIAIATAMYARAKQPVANALARRFRGLWTAAYHRFYIDEAYQFITHKIIFGCISRPIAWFDRHVIDGFFNFLAWSANATSDEIRGLQSGQIQQYTYVFLLGTLALILLLLL
- a CDS encoding NADH-quinone oxidoreductase subunit J family protein, yielding MEITLETVVFYFLAVFITVCSILTVTTRRMVRSATYLLFTLFGTAGIYFLLGYTFLGSVQIMVYAGGIVVLYVFSILLTSGEGDRTIDKLKRSKLMAGLGATVGGAIIVLFITLKHKFIVTTDLAPLEINIKTIGHSMLSSDKYGYLLPFEAVSILLLACIVGGLVIARKR
- the nuoK gene encoding NADH-quinone oxidoreductase subunit NuoK; amino-acid sequence: MIHMEYYLIVSAIMFFAGIYGFFTRRNTLAILISIELILNATDINFAVFNRFLFPDGLEGYFFALFSIAISAAETAVAIAIMINIYRNIRSIQVGKLDEMKW
- a CDS encoding complex I subunit 4 family protein: MNILSIFVLIPLLMLLGLWLSRNIKQIRTVMVVGASALVLAAVGLTIAYLQARAAGDTAEMLFRADVPWYPALNIHYSVGVDGISVAMLLLSAIIVFTGTFASWRLQPLTKEYFLWFTLLSLGVFGFFISTDLFTMFMFYEVALIPMYLLIGVWGSGRKEYSAMKLTLMLMGGSAFLLIGILGIYFGSGATSMNLLEIAQLRNIPIEQQRIWFPLTFLGFGVLGALFPFHTWSPDGHASAPTAVSMLHAGVLMKLGGYGCFRIAMYLMPEAAQELGWIFLILTGISVVYGAFSACVQTDLKYINAYSSVSHCGLVLFAILMMNQTACTGAVLQMLSHGLMTALFFALIGMIYGRTHTRDVRELSGLMKIMPFLAVCYVIAGLANLGLPGLSGFVAEMTIFNGAFQHVDVFHRTWTIIACTSIVITAVYILRLVGKILYGTCTNKHHLTLTDATWDERTAVIILIVCVAGLGLAPLWISNMIGDSVLPVVSAF
- a CDS encoding NADH-quinone oxidoreductase subunit N, coding for MDYSQFLILKEELSLIAVIVILFVADLFMSPDAHKKDGNPRLNTMLPVVLLTIHTLITIIPGPAADAFGGMYHNAPIQSIVKSILSVGTLIVFLMAHEWLKLPDTVIKQGEFYMLTLCTLLGMYFMISAGHFLMFFIGLETASIPMAALVAFDKYRHHSAEAGAKYILTALFSSGLLLYGISLIYGTVGTLYFDDVPAHLNGNALQIMAFVFFFSGMGFKLSLVPFHLWTADVYEGAPSVVTAYLSVISKGSAAFVLLTILIKTFAPMIDQWQEVLYWVIIASITLANLFALRQENLKRLMAFSSISQAGYIMLGVIAGTQQGMASLVYYVLIYMFANLSVFAVITIIALRAHRFTLEEYNGLYSTNPKLTFLMTLALFSLAGIPPFAGFFSKFFIFAAAFQGGFHLLVFIALVNTIISLYYYLKIVKSMYINKSDEPIATFRSDNYTRASLIICTLGIIVLSLASVVYQSIDKFSFGLN